A region of the Methanofastidiosum sp. genome:
AACACAGCTATGGATGGCCTTGCCAGTCAACTGTGGAACTCAGCAAAATGTATCTGTTATCAGTATAACTCCAGAACCTGATCACATCATCCTAGCCCCCGAGGCGTGTACAAGGATAGGCTACTGGGATTTTAATAATTCGCTACCAACTAATTCTACCCTCATAATAACTCAAAACATATCTTTTACTGCAAATCCTTTCACAACTCCAATAGATTCTTCTAAAGTAGAATCTTATGATTTCTCTTCAAGCTTGTATAAAGAATACACAAAGCCAAGTCAAAGAGTCGAGTCTGATGATCCCGCAATTGTCGCCATGGCAAGAACGGTAGTCGGAAATGAAACAAATCCTTATAAAAAAGCGGATCTTATTTATGGCTGGATTGTAAAAAACATTACTTACGAGATACAGGAGCAGGAGTTAGGTGCAAGATACGCATTCTACAATAGAAAAGGCGATTGCACTGAATTTGCTACTCTTTTTGTTGCAATGTGCCGGTCTCAAGGAATTCCTTCAAGATTAGTTCATGGTTATCTTTATAGTTCTGATATCTCTGCGGGGCACATGTGGGCCGAATTTTATTTGCCGTCCTACGGGTGGGTCCCTGCAGATCCAACAGGCGATCATACAACAAAAAGCAGATTTTTCTTTGGGCGTCTTGGAAGCAATGTCTTAACACTCTCAAAAGGAAATGTTGGGATGTCGCCAAATTATCCAGGAGCTAATCCTTTTGCATTTAGCTATATTGCCCATTATAAAAGCTATAATTCTGGTAAACTAATTTTTGAAAATAATGTTGAACTAACGAGAAAGTAATCTAGTTATAAAAAATTGTTATCGAGGCATGTTAGAAATTTGATGGCATTTCTTTTAGTTCCACTATAACCTTTTGGCAGATATCCTAGTATTACATATACTTCTTCAAAAATTTTTTAGTATCTTCAGTGTCCATCCAGCCCTGATCTAGTTGTTTTAAAATCTTTTCAATTGCACCTACCTGCTTTAAAAATCGACGTTTAGTAACTTCATTTTCAATTTCAACTTGTGCAAATCCACAAATTATTGTTAATGGATTTCTTATATGGTCTATTAGATGAGCAAAATATTCTAGATTTTCATCAAGCTGTTTTTGGGCTTTTTTACTTTCTGTAATATCTGTAATAACTTCTATCATGCCTTTATTAAAATAAGTTGGATCAATAGGGCTAATCCTAATATGGCAGTTTATTAATTCTCCACTATTCTTTTTCCATATTGTTTCAATTTCCCTATATTCTTCGTTAGACCATTTGTCATATAATACATGCCCAACTTTATTATATTCTTCTTCATTGGGGTATAAAAATCCTAGATTTTTATTGGTTAATTCTTCGAGAGAGTAACCTGTCATTTCAATCATGCTGTTATTGCACCATATTATCTGTCGATCTTTGACTAGTTTTATCCCTACCGGGGCCGCTGTTAATATACTTCTCAATGTTTCCTCACTTTCCATTATCCTTTTCTCAGCCTCTTTTCTTTCAGAAATGTCAAATATTATCCCTCGTAACCCAATAGGTTTATTATTATGCATAATTGCGCTAGAATGAATTATAATTGGAAAAGTGCTACCATCTTTTCGTAAGGCTGTATACTCAAAACCACTTGATTTTTTCCCTTCAAATATTTTCCTTATGTTGTCTCTTCCCAAATCTCTCTCTTCAGGGATTAATAATTGCATTGCATTCAATCCTTTTTCAAAATCCTCTTTAGTGTAGCCCATAATACTAAGTGCATTTCTGTTTACAAATGTTAGATTTCCATTTTCATCAGTTTCAAAAATTATTTCTGGTAAAGAATTTGCTAACTCTCTATATTTTTCTTCGCTCTGTTTTAACAAATCTTCAGCTCTTTTCTGATCTGTTATATCCATTACTGACGTTATATATCCTTTATCCGGTTTATTTGGATCTAAAAGACTCATTTTTTTTTGGATGTCTATTATCTTTCCATCCTTTCTTTTCCATCTAGTATCGATTTCCTTTACATTATCACTGGCAAAATTCTTGTTGTAATAACAACCCGCTTTTTCGTAATCTTCATCTGAAAGATATAAAAATCTAGTATTGTTCCCAATTATTTCATCTAAGGAGTAACCAGTAATTTGGCTCATCATGTCATTACTCCAAATGAATTTTCTATCTTGGATGAGATTGATACCTACGGGGCTAGATTCAAAGATCCCCTGGAGGATGTTTTCTTTATTTTTCAAAGTATTCTCCGTTGACTTCTTTGTAGTAACATCGTTTATAATGAAGATATGTATCCCCGACTGGATATTTGCAACAGCATGATATTCAACATTAATTTCTCTTCGATCTTTTTTTAAGAGAATATACTCCCCTTTTTGATTGCCTTCATTTAAGAAGTTCATCCATGTTTTTTCCCCCATTTCTATATTCCTTTCAGGGGTGAGGTCTCCTATTTTTTTATTCATTAATTCTGTTTTACTGTATCCTAAAAGATCGCATGCACTTGGATTTGCGTCTATGTATCTGAATTCATTGTCTATCAAAAGTATGGCATCAAAAGTATTTTCAAAAATATTTCTGTATACGTCTAGGGTAT
Encoded here:
- a CDS encoding transglutaminase domain-containing protein encodes the protein MKCPMCGYETSLNYCPNCGTYPLEQDKMPCPSCGHENSKGLFYCSRCGTSIMTYTNTDKLNIGSDGGTETYYQKLERDENNIKKVKTVTSILLGAMLLLAIFYYIGLVNIPDSPLEHQLPQSYNAIITTKIRNIDAEVGETQLWMALPVNCGTQQNVSVISITPEPDHIILAPEACTRIGYWDFNNSLPTNSTLIITQNISFTANPFTTPIDSSKVESYDFSSSLYKEYTKPSQRVESDDPAIVAMARTVVGNETNPYKKADLIYGWIVKNITYEIQEQELGARYAFYNRKGDCTEFATLFVAMCRSQGIPSRLVHGYLYSSDISAGHMWAEFYLPSYGWVPADPTGDHTTKSRFFFGRLGSNVLTLSKGNVGMSPNYPGANPFAFSYIAHYKSYNSGKLIFENNVELTRK
- a CDS encoding PAS domain-containing protein, with the protein product MKKLLNFVNKDSHDHTLDVYRNIFENTFDAILLIDNEFRYIDANPSACDLLGYSKTELMNKKIGDLTPERNIEMGEKTWMNFLNEGNQKGEYILLKKDRREINVEYHAVANIQSGIHIFIINDVTTKKSTENTLKNKENILQGIFESSPVGINLIQDRKFIWSNDMMSQITGYSLDEIIGNNTRFLYLSDEDYEKAGCYYNKNFASDNVKEIDTRWKRKDGKIIDIQKKMSLLDPNKPDKGYITSVMDITDQKRAEDLLKQSEEKYRELANSLPEIIFETDENGNLTFVNRNALSIMGYTKEDFEKGLNAMQLLIPEERDLGRDNIRKIFEGKKSSGFEYTALRKDGSTFPIIIHSSAIMHNNKPIGLRGIIFDISERKEAEKRIMESEETLRSILTAAPVGIKLVKDRQIIWCNNSMIEMTGYSLEELTNKNLGFLYPNEEEYNKVGHVLYDKWSNEEYREIETIWKKNSGELINCHIRISPIDPTYFNKGMIEVITDITESKKAQKQLDENLEYFAHLIDHIRNPLTIICGFAQVEIENEVTKRRFLKQVGAIEKILKQLDQGWMDTEDTKKFLKKYM